In Gordonia sp. SL306, the genomic window TCACCGCGACCGTCACACTGCAACTCGTCGAGCGTGGTCTGCTCGATCTCGATGCACCGGCCGCGGAGTATGCTCCGCGGTTGCGCGACGTCCAGGTGCTCGAGGGCTTCGCCGACGACGGCAGCCTCCGCCTCCGCTCACCGAAATCCGACGTGACGACACGTCAATTACTCACCCACACAGCCGGTTTCGGATATGACTTCTTCAACGAGAACTATCGTCGGCTGACGCGTGACCACGGCGTCCCAGGTGTCATCAGCGCCACGATGGAGTCACTGTCCACTCCGCTGCTCTTTGATCCCGGCACACGGTGGGAGTACGGCAGCAGCATGGACTGGGCCGGACTCGTCGTCGAGGGCGTCACCGGCCACCGACTGGGCGAAGTGATGTCCGAGCACGTCTTCAGCCCCCTTGGCATGTCCGACACGTCGTTCACCCTCGCCGACGACCTGGCCCGACGACGTGCCGTCCTGCACCACCGGGCGCCGGACGGTTCGCTGTCCCCCAATCACAAGTGGAAGATGCCCGACGACCCCGAGGTGCACATGGGCGGGCAGGGCCTCTACTCGACCGCACGCGATTATCTTGCGTTCATCCGGATGTGGCTCAATGACGGCCTCTCCGACTCGGGCGAGCAGATCTTGCGGCCCGAGACGATCGCCGATGCCTCACGCAACCACCTCGGCGACCTCACAGTGACCACCCTGCCCGGCGTGATCCCCGCACTGTCCCACGATGTGGACTTCTTTCCAGGAATCCCCAAATCCTGGGGGCTCAGCTTCCTGATCAACGACGAGGACGCACCCACGGGCCGGCCCGCGGGATCGCTCGCCTGGGCCGGGCTGGCGAATCTGTACTACTGGATCGATCGTCGCACCAAGATCGGCGGATTCTGGGCGACCCAGATCTTCCCGTTCGTCGATCCGACCGCCCTCGACGGCTATCTCGACTTCGAGCGGGCCGTCTACCGCTCACTCGTCTGAGGCCGCACCGCTCCGGATCCCAACCCCGCCCACGGGCGCACCCACTCGCCGATCGGGCACAGAACCTCGCCGATCGGGCACAGAATCTCAGCGACCGTGCCCAGAACGTCGCCGATCGTGCGAGGAGGCTTCGCCTGGGCGGCCATCGCATCTCGCAGGGCCGACCACGCGGTCGCCCGGCGTGAACTCCAGTGCGCGAAAGATGAATCCTATGCCCGATCGGTGAGATTCTGTGGCAACGGTTTACGCCATTCCTTGACGTTGATACCGATCCGGTCGTGCCGCGAACCCGACCATGCGACATCGAGTCCGTGCCTGCGGAGGGTCCCGACTATCTGCTCACCGAGCAACGTCTCGGTGCGCTCGTACGCGACGTGTTCGGCATCGGTGTCGCCGGCCGACATCGCGTCGAGCAGTGCATCCGGCAGGGTGGGATGCGGACGAAAGGCGCTGTAGCCCAGGTAGAGGACCGCGTCGTCGTCCGCGAGCCGTTCGGCGTCCTGTTCGTGGAAGAAGACATAAGCCCATTCGCGGAACTTGTACCAGTCGTCGCGGTCGGGATCCGGGGTGCGTTCGCTGTCGATCTCCTGCGTGGCGCACCGACTGCAGCACGAGAAGTTCATCCGCGCCAGCACCCCGTCCGCGTCGAGGTCGTCGAAGGCTGCGAGGAGACGCGCATAGTCACCGGTGTCGGTCCACTGCCGTTGCGCTTGCGCCCGATCGTCCCACAGCCGGCGGACCTCGCCGACGGCGTCGTCGGGCGACTCACCGGCGTCCTCGGCCCAGTCCCGCGCGTCCGCCTCGATCTCGACGAGCCCGGTGAACCCCGGGATCAACCGAGACCTGACGAGATCACGCAGATCGGCGAGGTGCGCTCCCTGCATATGACTGCTCCATCCAACGGGTCTGATTGGCCATTGGACGCCGCCACCGACCGAATGGTTCCGGCGATGGCGGCGGTTCGTCTGTTCGGACGACACCGCGTAATCTCTCCGACGTGCGCTTCTCCGAGGAACGTGCGGCGCTCGCCGCCGCTGCCCAGCGACTTGCCCGCGCGGGGATGACCCACGGCACCGGCGGAAATCTCTCGGTCCGCGTGGACGATCATGTCCTCCTGACCCCGTCGGGCTGCCGGCTCGCCGATGTCACGCCCGAGCAGATGGTCGCCGTCGACCTCGACGGAACGGTCGTGGAGGACACGCCCTTTCAGCCGACATCCGAGCTACGCATCCACCTCGACGTCTATCAGCACACGTCGGCGGCCGCAGTGGTCCACGCACACCCGATCGCGTCGATCGCCGCTGCCAACGTCGTCGACGAGCTGCCCGTGGTGCACTACACGGCCGCCCTGATCGGGGGTGCAATCCGGGTTGCGCCGTATGCCGTGTTCGGCAGCAGCGCACTCGGCGACGCCGTGGCCGCGGCCCTGACCGGGCGCACGGCCGCCCTGATGCGCAACCACGGTTCGGTCGCATACGGCGACGACCTCGACTCGGCTTGCGACCGAATCGAACTCGTGGACTGGCTGGCCGAGCTCTACCTGCGTTCCGCGGCGATCGCACCGCCCGCGACCCTCACCCACGACGACATCGTCGACGTCGTGGTCACCGCGACACGACGGCAGTATTCACCGTTCCCCGGGAGGAACCCATGAGAGTGGCCACGTTCGGAGCACACGTCCTCGACGTGCTCGCACAGCCTGTGGACGAGATCCCCGGCGGTCAGGGCGCTGCCCTCGTGCAGAACATCCGGATGTCACCGGCTGGACCGGCAGGCGGGACCGCGGTCACCCTCGCCAAGCTAGGCGTCGAGGTCTACACGGTGGGCGCGATCGGCCGCGACGACGCCGGCGACCTGCTGACCACGATGCTCGATCGCAACGGTGTGAACACCGACCATCTCGTCACCGTCGACCAACCGACATCGATGAGCATGTTGCCGATCCGCAGCAACGGCGACCGACCGGCACTGCACCTGCCCGGCGCCAATCTCGCCTACCCACTCGGCAGCGCCCCGCTCGAGCTCCTCACCGGGATGGACCACGTCCACATCGGTGCACCAGAACTCCTCAACCCGCCCGAACTCGCTCCTCTGCTCGCAGACCTCCGCAGCACCGGTACCACCATTTCCGCGGACATCCTCGCCGACGGCGATCCCGGTCTATTCGCCTGGATCGAACCTGTTCTGCCACAACTCGATTACCTCCTCCCCAACGACGACCAGGTCCGCGGATTCACCGGCGAGTCCGACCTGATCGCCGCGTGCCGACGCCTCATCGACCGTGGCGTCAGCTGCGTGGCGGCCACCGCAGGCGCCGACGGAGCCCACGTGGTGACCGCCGACGACGCCGAGCACGCCCACGCCCGGGATGTGACCGTCGTCGACACCAGCGGTTGCGGCGATTCCTTCTCGGCGGGCTTTCTCGCCGCCCGAGGACACGATCTGGGACTCCTCGCCGCCGCGGAGATCGGCTGTGCGGTGGCCGGGATCGTCGCGACCGGACTGGGCAGCGACCACGGCGACTTCACCTGGGCGTCGATCGCGGGCTGACGCGTCGATCGATCGCATGACCCCCAGAAATCTGGGCCGAGAAATCCCCTGATGATCGGGATGGGAATCGTCTTGCGCACGAGCCAGTCTCGAAGGCGTGAACACATCCACTCCCACCACCGTGCGGATCAACCCGTCGACGTGGAACGTGCCGTTTCGCTTCGATCACGCCCAGCTGCGCCCGGCGCCACGCGAAATGCTGACCATCGCGGGTCAGGCCTCCGTCGACGACGACGGGCGTGTTCTCCACGAAGGTGATGTCGCAGCGCAACTCTCACTCGCCGTCCACCATGTCGAGGAGATCCTGGCACGCGCCGGCATGACGCTCGCCGACGCTTTCTCACTGACCATCTACACCACCGACATCGCGGCAACCCTGGCCGCCTACGAGGCGCTCACCGAGCGCCTCGACGCGCACGACGCGACGCCGCCCGCCGCACTCGTCGGCGTCACCGCCCTCGCCCTCCCCGGTCTCGCGGTCGAGATCACCGCACAGGCCGGCCGCTGAACCTCCCCGGCGAGGTTGGTCTCGATACGCCCCTCGCCTGGCGGCTCGCGGCTACTCGACCAGCGGAAAACCTCGCCCACTGATCTACCACATTCCGCTGATCGAG contains:
- a CDS encoding class II aldolase/adducin family protein produces the protein MRFSEERAALAAAAQRLARAGMTHGTGGNLSVRVDDHVLLTPSGCRLADVTPEQMVAVDLDGTVVEDTPFQPTSELRIHLDVYQHTSAAAVVHAHPIASIAAANVVDELPVVHYTAALIGGAIRVAPYAVFGSSALGDAVAAALTGRTAALMRNHGSVAYGDDLDSACDRIELVDWLAELYLRSAAIAPPATLTHDDIVDVVVTATRRQYSPFPGRNP
- a CDS encoding RidA family protein, producing MNTSTPTTVRINPSTWNVPFRFDHAQLRPAPREMLTIAGQASVDDDGRVLHEGDVAAQLSLAVHHVEEILARAGMTLADAFSLTIYTTDIAATLAAYEALTERLDAHDATPPAALVGVTALALPGLAVEITAQAGR
- a CDS encoding serine hydrolase domain-containing protein, translated to MGTEIIDSRKIERAVGEVLDAAVSGSPRVPGVVAGVTTDTELLTLSAAGLRAGDGTDPMTADSVFALFSTTKAITATVTLQLVERGLLDLDAPAAEYAPRLRDVQVLEGFADDGSLRLRSPKSDVTTRQLLTHTAGFGYDFFNENYRRLTRDHGVPGVISATMESLSTPLLFDPGTRWEYGSSMDWAGLVVEGVTGHRLGEVMSEHVFSPLGMSDTSFTLADDLARRRAVLHHRAPDGSLSPNHKWKMPDDPEVHMGGQGLYSTARDYLAFIRMWLNDGLSDSGEQILRPETIADASRNHLGDLTVTTLPGVIPALSHDVDFFPGIPKSWGLSFLINDEDAPTGRPAGSLAWAGLANLYYWIDRRTKIGGFWATQIFPFVDPTALDGYLDFERAVYRSLV
- a CDS encoding DUF6891 domain-containing protein — protein: MQGAHLADLRDLVRSRLIPGFTGLVEIEADARDWAEDAGESPDDAVGEVRRLWDDRAQAQRQWTDTGDYARLLAAFDDLDADGVLARMNFSCCSRCATQEIDSERTPDPDRDDWYKFREWAYVFFHEQDAERLADDDAVLYLGYSAFRPHPTLPDALLDAMSAGDTDAEHVAYERTETLLGEQIVGTLRRHGLDVAWSGSRHDRIGINVKEWRKPLPQNLTDRA
- a CDS encoding carbohydrate kinase family protein — protein: MRVATFGAHVLDVLAQPVDEIPGGQGAALVQNIRMSPAGPAGGTAVTLAKLGVEVYTVGAIGRDDAGDLLTTMLDRNGVNTDHLVTVDQPTSMSMLPIRSNGDRPALHLPGANLAYPLGSAPLELLTGMDHVHIGAPELLNPPELAPLLADLRSTGTTISADILADGDPGLFAWIEPVLPQLDYLLPNDDQVRGFTGESDLIAACRRLIDRGVSCVAATAGADGAHVVTADDAEHAHARDVTVVDTSGCGDSFSAGFLAARGHDLGLLAAAEIGCAVAGIVATGLGSDHGDFTWASIAG